The following coding sequences are from one Arachis hypogaea cultivar Tifrunner chromosome 7, arahy.Tifrunner.gnm2.J5K5, whole genome shotgun sequence window:
- the LOC112703169 gene encoding TPR repeat-containing thioredoxin TTL1 gives MAGKNRQNKKMGMGNEFGCGFMGGIIHLKSYWLKNSSVHSLPMKASNIYNASKKSQNKEEPKVRTRRNSTDTVITQKLSISDQKPCAKGTLVLQSRRLSDAARISTSTSASTSTLSNDDSKLQLAKINERNNKSPATAQLAGNLLVNNNTPRAKSLRECGPKSKTEWNSSSGKASMGNIMRKNSCGGDEFARNKKVVDPEVLKNMGNNAYKGGRFEEAVALYDRAIALDSSKATYHCNKSAALIGLRRFQEAVAECEESVRLEPSYTRAHNRLATIYFRLGEAEKALDCNQLTPDTDSALAFQTQTLQNHLNKCNEARKFNEWGVVLKETQSAISLGVDSSPQVYALQTEALLKLLRYQEAQVTYEKMPKFSPDWCNKIFGFARSSYQFMIAAQVYLAAGRFEDAVAAAQKAANVDPSNREANAMLRKARAVTSARMSGNLLFKASKFVEASAVYNEGLDHNPHNSVLLCNRAACRSKLGQFEKAIEDCNAALIVQPSYSKARLRRANCNAKLQRWEVAIQDYEMLLREKPGDEEVARELFEAQLQLKMLRGEFIVNLKFGANLVFISNNDQFRQYVTSPGMAVVLFTNRAANKQVLLVLEQISKRFPSVNFLKVEIEDHPYLAKSEAVNSIPAFKIYKNGSRVKEISGKNHDLLEKSVQLYSG, from the exons ATGGCAGGGAAGAACAGGCAAAACAAGAAGATGGGAATGGGAAATGAATTTGGTTGTGGATTCATGGGTGGAATTATCCATCTTAAAAGCTATTGGTTGAAAAATTCTTCTGTTCATTCACTTCCCATGAAAGCTAGCAACATATATAATGCATCAAAGAAGTCTCAGAACAAAGAAGAACCAAAGGTTAGAACAAGGAGAAACTCCACTGACACCGTAATCACACAAAAGCTGAGTATCTCAGACCAAAAACCTTGCGCAAAAGGTACCCTTGTACTTCAAAGTAGAAGACTATCAGATGCTGCAAGAATCTCAACATCCACATCGGCATCAACGTCGACATTATCGAATGACGACAGCAAACTGCAGCTGGCAAAGATAAATGAGAGAAACAACAAGTCTCCGGCCACGGCGCAACTAGCCGGAAACTTGCTTGTAAATAATAACACTCCAAGAGCAAAGAGCCTCCGGGAGTGTGGGCCTAAGAGCAAAACAGAGTGGAACTCCTCGTCCGGAAAAGCTTCGATGGGTAACATAATGAGGAAGAACAGCTGCGGCGGCGATGAGTTTGCGAGAAACAAGAAGGTGGTGGACCCGGAGGTGTTGAAGAACATGGGAAACAATGCGTATAAGGGAGGAAGGTTTGAAGAGGCTGTGGCTTTGTATGACAGAGCAATTGCTTTGGATTCAAGTAAGGCAACTTATCATTGCAACAAGAGTGCTGCTTTGATTGGCTTAAGAAGATTTCAAGAAGCAGTTGCTGAGTGTGAGGAATCTGTTAGGTTGGAGCCTTCGTATACCAGAGCTCATAACCGTTTGGCAACAATATATTTCAG ATTGGGAGAAGCAGAGAAAGCCCTCGATTGCAATCAGTTAACCCCAGATACTGATTCTGCACTGGCTTTCCAAACTCAGACTCTTCAGAACCACCTTAACAAATGCAATGAAGCTCGGAAATTTAATGAATGGGGTGTTGTACTAAAGGAAACACAGTCAGCAATCTCCTTAGGGGTTGATTCATCTCCACAG GTCTATGCTTTGCAAACTGAAGCCTTGTTGAAGCTCCTAAGATATCAAGAGGCACAAGTCACCTATGAGAAAATGCCAAAATTCTCACCTGATTGGTGCAACAAGATATTTGGCTTTGCTCGCAGTTCCTACCAGTTCATGATCGCCGCACAGGTTTACTTGGCAGCTGGCAG GTTTGAGGATGCCGTTGCGGCAGCTCAGAAAGCAGCTAACGTGGATCCAAGCAACAGAGAGGCGAATGCAATGTTAAGGAAGGCCAGAGCAGTAACATCAGCAAGAATGAGTGGAAACTTACTCTTCAAGGCATCGAAGTTTGTGGAAGCAAGCGCAGTGTACAACGAAGGACTAGATCATAATCCGCACAACTCAGTCCTGCTATGCAACAGAGCGGCGTGTCGTTCCAAGCTCGGCCAATTCGAGAAAGCTATTGAAGATTGCAATGCCGCACTCATAGTCCAGCCTTCCTACAGCAAAGCAAGGTTAAGGAGGGCAAATTGCAATGCCAAG TTGCAAAGATGGGAAGTTGCCATTCAAGACTATGAAATGCTATTAAGGGAGAAGCCAGGGGATGAGGAAGTAGCCAGGGAATTGTTTGAGGCTCAGCTACAACTTAAGATGCTCCGCGGCGAATTTATTGTAAACTTGAAATTTGGCGCGAATTTGGTGTTCATTTCAAACAATGATCAATTTAGACAATATGTAACTTCTCCTG GAATGGCTGTGGTACTATTTACCAACAGGGCAGCAAACAAACAAGTACTTCTAGTGTTGGAGCAAATTAGCAAGAGATTCCCATCAGTGAATTTCCTCAAG GTGGAGATTGAGGACCATCCCTACTTGGCAAAATCAGAAGCTGTGAACTCTATTCCAGCTTTCAAAATATACAAGAATGGATCAAGGGTAAAAGAAATTTCTGGAAAAAACCATGATTTATTAGAAAAATCAGTTCAATTGTATAGCGGCTGA